The Pseudomonas leptonychotis genomic sequence CGCACGCCGCCGGCAATGCCGAAGCGGGTCAGGGTAAAGTTGTTGTATGTGGTGCTTGCCATGGTGCCGACGGCAACAGTGCAGCCCCGAACTTCCCGAAACTGGCTGGGCAAGGCGAGCGTTACTTGCTCAAGCAGCTGAACGACATCAAATCCGGCGCGCGCCCTGTCGTGGAAATGACCGGTTTGCTGGACAACCTCAGCGACCAAGACCTGGAAGATATGTCCGCTTACTTCGCCAGCCAGAAGATGAGTGTTGGTGCGGCCGATCCGAAGCTGGTTGAGCGTGGCGGCGAATTGTTCCGTGGCGGCAAACTGGCTGAAGGCATGCCTGCTTGCACCGGTTGCCATTCGCCGAATGGTGCTGGCCTGGATGCCGCCGGTTACCCGCAACTGGGTGGTCAGCACGCCACTTACCTTGCCAAGCAGCTGACTGACTTCCGTGAAGGCAACCGTACCAACGATGGCGACAGCATGATCATGCGTTCGATCGCAGCCAAGCTGAGCAACAAAGACATCGAAGCAGTCTCCAGCTTTATTCAAGGCCTGCATTGATCTGTTAACACTGCGACATGCCGTAATGAAATAGGGTGGCTTAGGCCGCCCTTTTTCATTGTGGGCATCGCTACAATGTACGGAACCCCAGTTTGCCTCGCGGGTCGAACTTCGATTCGCCATCGCGCACCGTCTATAGCCAAGGAGTAACGCATGCGTAACCTGATCCTCAGTGCCACTCTCGTCACCGCCAGCCTGTTTGGCTTGAGCGCTCACGCCGAGCCGATTGAAGCAGGCAAGCAATATGTTGAGTTGAACAACCCGGTCGCGGTTGCCAAACCAGGCAAGATCGAAGTGGTGGAGCTGTTCTGGTACGGCTGTGGCCATTGCTACAAGTTTGAAGAAACCATCAACCCGTGGATTGATAGCTTGCCGGACGATGTGAATTTCGTGCGTATCCCAGCCATGTTCGGCGGTATGTGGAATGTTCACGGCCAGCTGTTTATCACCCTTGAGGCGATGAAGGCTGAGCACAAGGTGCATGCCGCTGTGTTCGATGCCATCCATGTACAGGGTAAAAAGCTCGCCACGCCGGAAGAAATGGCTGACTTTCTGGCGGCCGAAGGCATCGATAAAGACGCCTTTCTCAAGACCTATAACTCATTCGGCGTGAAGAGCCAGCTGGAGAAAGCCAAGAAACTGGCCATGGCCTACCAGATCAGCGGCGTGCCGGTGATGATCGTCAACGGCAAATACCGGTTTGACATCAGCAGCTCGGGTGGTCCGCAGCAAACCTTGCAAGTGGCTGACCACCTGATCGCCAAAGAACGCGCCGAGCAGTAAGTGGCAGACGCGGATAACGCGTAAATGCTCAGGCGCTGGCCTGCCAAGCGAGCGGTTGACCTGTGCGACCCACAGGTCAACCCCGGTTGCGTGTCAGCCGAAGACTGGCCGCAGAATGGCAGTTTGCGGCTGCTGAGTTTCAATATCCAAGTGGGTATCAGTACCCAGCGTTATCACCATTACCTCACGCGCAGTTGGCAGCATGTGCTGCCTACCGCCGGGCGTAGCGGCAATCTGCAACGGATTGGCGACTTGCTCAATGATTTCGACTTAGTCGCCTTGCAGGAGGTAGATGGCGGCAGCCTGCGTTCCGGCTACGTCAATCAGGTCGAACACCTGGCACATCTTGGCGCCTTTCCTTACTGGTACCAGCAACTCAACCGTAACCTCGGCCGCCTGGCGCAACACAGCAATGGCGTGCTCAGTCGTTTACGTCCCAGCTTGCTGGAAGATCACCCGCTGCCTGGTCCGCCGGGGCGCGGTGCCATGTTGTTGCGCCTGGGTGAGGGGCCGGACGCGATTGCGGTGGTGATGATGCACCTGTCACTTGGCGCGCGTACCCGCACCCGCCAGCTGGCCTACATTCGCGAACTGCTGAGTGACTATCGCCACCGGGTGCTGATGGGCGACATGAATACGCATGCCAATGATCTTCTGCTGCATTCGCCGTTGCGCGATCTTGAGTTATTCGCGCCGCAAATCGAGGCGACTTTCCCTAGCTGGCGGCCGCAGCGTTGCCTTGACCACATCCTCCTCAGCCCGACATTGTCACTGGAGCGCTGTGAGGTGTTGCCAATGTCAATTTCCGATCACTTGCCCGTGGCGGTGCAAATTCGCCTGCCTACTTCACTCTATGGGCCGGCAACGCCTATGCTGATTGAGCCTTAAGAACCTGTTTATGATCTGCTGCGCGTCGGCCCTGCTGCGTTAAAAACAGGCTCGGAATGCTCATTTACACCAGTAAACTCCGCTTCCTCGCCTGTTTTTTCCTTGCAGGACTCTAGCTCGCGAGATCGTAAAACAGCTTCTACGTTTGGACTGCAACCATGACCGATGATGCTCAACGCTGGAAAAGCAAGTACCTGGAAAGTCTGGAACAGCAAGAAAAGCTCGAACGCAGCTGGGATGCGCGACTCGACCTGCTAAGGCGTGGGCTGGTGCGCAGCTCGCTGGCAGCTGAGGGCAGTGATAAATCGGTCGACCAGTGCATGCAAGAGCTGCGCGACATTCTGCGCCGCGACGATATCGATGCCGGCCTGTCTGCGTTGATTCCGCGGTTGGAGAGGGCGGTACTGGACTCCGAGAAAAGCCGCCAGGATCGACTTGAGTTGAATGTGTCTGGGGTCACCAGCCTGACTGATCAGCTGCTCGCTCTGGAACCGCCGCGCGAGGTGCGCAAGGCGCTCAAGCAGTTTGCCAAACGCATCGAAGAGCGTGCCAGTCAGCCGCGTGAGCTGCCTGCGTTGCTCTCAGAATTGAGCCGCCTGCAGCAACAAGTGCTGGCGGCATTTGATGGGGGTGAGCCCGGTACGCCGCGTCCTGGCTTGCTACAGCGGCTATTTGGTAACAAGGAGACAGCGTCCGGCAGCCCTACTGATGCTGAGCCGACGCCGGCTGATAAGGCGCAACCAGCAGCGCCCGCCCCGGCTGCTGCCGCGCAATCGGACCGCCCACCATTAGCGGTCGAATCGTTACCGGCCCCCAGCATGGCTGCACCTGCACCTGCATCTGTCGAGCCTGTTAGGGCACCCGTTGAGCACGAGCAACCGTCAGGGGCAGAGTTGCAGGTTGCCGTGGCAGTCTTACCCGATGCCGTGCTGGCGCCGACAGCGTCTGCGCCAGCTCAGAGTGCCGGCGACCCGGCCTACGCCCTACCGGAAATTCCCGAGCCGGGTTACAGCGCTGTTGCCGCACATATCGGCGACAGTTTGATGGGGCTGCTCGATGAACTGGAGCTTCCGGAGCGCCATCAGCCGCAGGGCGAGGCCTTACGCCAACGGGTACAGGGTGGCCTGAACTGGTACGAGTTGGTGTCGGTGCTGGATGATTTGGCGGTGTTGGTGCTGGCCGTCACCGATAGCGGTCAGCGCGATTTTGCCAGCTACCTGAAGCAGTTGAATGAGCGCCTAGCCTCCTTTCTCAGTACCCTCAGCGAGGCCCACGAGGGTTACAGCGAGTCCGTGCAGAGCGCTCGCAGCTTTAACCTGGAATTGCGTGAGCAGGTCAGTGGCTTGCAGGCCAGCGTGCAGGATGCGATTGATCTGCCCACCCTCAAGCAATCGTTGGAAGCCCGTCTGGATGGTCTGCTTAGCACCGTCAGCGAGCACCAGAAGCACCGTGATGGCCATGAGGAACAAGTCGCGCAGCGTCTGCAGAGTCTGACCCAGAAGGTTGCTGACATGGAGCATGAAGCGCAGGGCTTTCGCGATCACCTCGAAGAGCAGCGGCAAAAAGCGTTGATCGACCCGCTCACCGGCCTGCCCAATCGTGCCGGCTGGAGCGAGCGCCTGGAGTTGGAAATGGCGCGCTGGAAGCGTTATGGCGGCGAATTGCTGCTCGCGGTGCTGGATATCGACCATTTCAAGCGGATCAACGACAACTACGGTCACCTGGCGGGTGACAAAGTGCTGAAGATCATTGCCGGTGAGTTGGCCAAGCGCCTGCGCAAAACTGATTTTATTGCGCGGTTCGGCGGCGAGGAGTTTGTACTGTTGATCCCCTCAACGCCTCTGGAGGGCGGTCAGCAACTGTTGCAAACCCTGTTGGATGGCGTTGAACAATGCCCGTTCCACTTTCGAGGTGAGCGCGTAACTATCACCCTGTCGGCTGGATTGACGGCCTTCAGCAATGACGAGGACAGCGACAAGGTGTTCGAGCGTGCCGACCAGGCGCTCTATCGCGCCAAGGGTGGCGGGCGTAACCGGGTCGAGCAAGGCTAGGCCGGTATTACCTGCATGGCTGTCAGCGGCTCAGGCAACATTGTGTAAATAGGGTTTCCAGCTTTCCGGAATACGTTCCAGTTGTGGGTAGCCAAGGCTGCGCAAATGCCCGCCTGCGAGCAGGAAAGGCGTGTGGCGTAACGCTTGTGGCACGTCGCGCAACTCCGGTAGCCAGAGGCTGATGTACTGGGCGTCAGGGTCGTATTCGCGGGCCTGGCGCAGCGCATTGAACGCCCGGTTATGCCGGGGGTCGTTGCCCACACCGGCCAGGTAGGCCCAGTTGCCCCAGTTACTGGCCGGGTCATAGTCAATCAGATGCTCCTCGAACCAGGCCGCGCCGTGGCGCCAGTCTTGCTGCAGGTCATTGATCAGGTAGCTGGCAACCACCTGCCTGCCGCGGTTGGACATAAAACCGGTGGCGGCCAGTTCGCGCATATTGGCATCCACCAACGGCATGCCGGTGCGCCCGCGCGACCAGTCCTGAAGGCGTTGATCCAGTTGTTGCGGTGCGCGTTCAGTGGCTTTCAGGCCTCCTGATTTAAACAGCGCACTGCCGTGGCGTAATAGCGTCCAGCGGAAGAAATCGCGCCAGAGCATCTCGACCCACAACCAATGGGTCGAATCATTGCGTTTGTACTGCGCTTCATGGCGGCGCAGTTCGGCCACCACCCGGCGTGCAGACAGGCTGCCATTAGCCAGCCAGGGTGAAAACTTGGAAGAGTACTCACTGCCGATCATGCCGTTGCGGGTGTCTTTGTACTGCCTTACACCCTGGGTTTTCCACAGGTAATCACGCAGCCGACTAAGGGCTGCCGGCTCACCGCCGGCAAACGGGAAGGCGCTGGCCGGCACGCTAAGCGGCTCGCCCAAACCCAGTTGCGACAGCGTTGGCAGCGGCTGCATCAGGGCCAGCGCACCATCGGGCAGCCCAGGTAAACGATCCGGGGCATGACGTGGCTGGAACACCTGTAAACGCTCTTCCACCAGGCTGCGAAAGCGGCTGAACACATGCGGCAACTGATCAAGGGTGAAGGGCAGCTCCTCTGCATGCAGCAGGTTGTTGGTCGGTGCTTGCTGCAATGCAACATCGCCAAGGCCCTGAGCCACGCGCGCCACTTGGGCGCGTTCATCGGGCGCCACTTCTTCGAGAGTCAGCACCTGATCCAGCTTGAATTGAGCAACCAGCTGAGGGATGACCTGTTCTGCTGTGCCGATGATCACCAGCAGGTGCGAGCCGCGCTGCCGCAACTCGCTCTCCAATGCCACCAAGCTTTCCAGCAGGAAGCGCGCACGGTGCACACCCATGCGCCGCATACCAAAAGCGTTGAGTTGGAGCAGCTCAGGGTCCAGTACATACACCGGCAGTAAGCACTCGGCAGCCAGGCCTGCTTGCAGGGCGGGGTGGTCATCAAGGCGTAGATCCTGTTTGAACCACAGCAGGGCGCGCATCGGTTTAATCTCCCAGTCAGTACAAGACTTATACATATCAATATATCTGTACAGTTTTTAGTCTAGCAGCGTCAGCCTTACATTGCTTCGGCACTAGACCAGCGTGATGGTTCTGCCAGATCAAAGGCGTCTTCTACTGCGTAAGACACTAAACTCTGCTGATCGTCTGAGGAGTTGTTATGGAAATTTTCGGCATTGCCGCGTTGATCTTTCTGGTTACGGATCCTTTCGGCAATATCGCCATTTTTATCGCGGCATTAAAGAACGTGCCGGCTAAGCGTCGACTGTGGGTGGCGGCGCGTGAGCTGTTGTTTGCCTTGGCACTGCTGATGCTCTTCCTCACCTTTGGTGACAAAGTGCTTAGCGCTTTGGGGCTGTCGCGGGAGGCAACTTCGATTGCCGGCGGTATCATCCTGTTTGTGATCGCCATGCGCCTGATCTTCCCCGGTCCCCAGGGTGTGTTGGGTGATGTGCCGGATGGCGAACCGATGCTGGTGCCGTTGGCTACCCCGGCGGTGGCGG encodes the following:
- a CDS encoding c-type cytochrome yields the protein MNKVLVSLLLTLGITGLAHAAGNAEAGQGKVVVCGACHGADGNSAAPNFPKLAGQGERYLLKQLNDIKSGARPVVEMTGLLDNLSDQDLEDMSAYFASQKMSVGAADPKLVERGGELFRGGKLAEGMPACTGCHSPNGAGLDAAGYPQLGGQHATYLAKQLTDFREGNRTNDGDSMIMRSIAAKLSNKDIEAVSSFIQGLH
- a CDS encoding thiol:disulfide interchange protein DsbA/DsbL, whose amino-acid sequence is MRNLILSATLVTASLFGLSAHAEPIEAGKQYVELNNPVAVAKPGKIEVVELFWYGCGHCYKFEETINPWIDSLPDDVNFVRIPAMFGGMWNVHGQLFITLEAMKAEHKVHAAVFDAIHVQGKKLATPEEMADFLAAEGIDKDAFLKTYNSFGVKSQLEKAKKLAMAYQISGVPVMIVNGKYRFDISSSGGPQQTLQVADHLIAKERAEQ
- a CDS encoding endonuclease/exonuclease/phosphatase family protein; translation: MLRRWPAKRAVDLCDPQVNPGCVSAEDWPQNGSLRLLSFNIQVGISTQRYHHYLTRSWQHVLPTAGRSGNLQRIGDLLNDFDLVALQEVDGGSLRSGYVNQVEHLAHLGAFPYWYQQLNRNLGRLAQHSNGVLSRLRPSLLEDHPLPGPPGRGAMLLRLGEGPDAIAVVMMHLSLGARTRTRQLAYIRELLSDYRHRVLMGDMNTHANDLLLHSPLRDLELFAPQIEATFPSWRPQRCLDHILLSPTLSLERCEVLPMSISDHLPVAVQIRLPTSLYGPATPMLIEP
- a CDS encoding GGDEF domain-containing protein → MTDDAQRWKSKYLESLEQQEKLERSWDARLDLLRRGLVRSSLAAEGSDKSVDQCMQELRDILRRDDIDAGLSALIPRLERAVLDSEKSRQDRLELNVSGVTSLTDQLLALEPPREVRKALKQFAKRIEERASQPRELPALLSELSRLQQQVLAAFDGGEPGTPRPGLLQRLFGNKETASGSPTDAEPTPADKAQPAAPAPAAAAQSDRPPLAVESLPAPSMAAPAPASVEPVRAPVEHEQPSGAELQVAVAVLPDAVLAPTASAPAQSAGDPAYALPEIPEPGYSAVAAHIGDSLMGLLDELELPERHQPQGEALRQRVQGGLNWYELVSVLDDLAVLVLAVTDSGQRDFASYLKQLNERLASFLSTLSEAHEGYSESVQSARSFNLELREQVSGLQASVQDAIDLPTLKQSLEARLDGLLSTVSEHQKHRDGHEEQVAQRLQSLTQKVADMEHEAQGFRDHLEEQRQKALIDPLTGLPNRAGWSERLELEMARWKRYGGELLLAVLDIDHFKRINDNYGHLAGDKVLKIIAGELAKRLRKTDFIARFGGEEFVLLIPSTPLEGGQQLLQTLLDGVEQCPFHFRGERVTITLSAGLTAFSNDEDSDKVFERADQALYRAKGGGRNRVEQG
- a CDS encoding DASH family cryptochrome, coding for MRALLWFKQDLRLDDHPALQAGLAAECLLPVYVLDPELLQLNAFGMRRMGVHRARFLLESLVALESELRQRGSHLLVIIGTAEQVIPQLVAQFKLDQVLTLEEVAPDERAQVARVAQGLGDVALQQAPTNNLLHAEELPFTLDQLPHVFSRFRSLVEERLQVFQPRHAPDRLPGLPDGALALMQPLPTLSQLGLGEPLSVPASAFPFAGGEPAALSRLRDYLWKTQGVRQYKDTRNGMIGSEYSSKFSPWLANGSLSARRVVAELRRHEAQYKRNDSTHWLWVEMLWRDFFRWTLLRHGSALFKSGGLKATERAPQQLDQRLQDWSRGRTGMPLVDANMRELAATGFMSNRGRQVVASYLINDLQQDWRHGAAWFEEHLIDYDPASNWGNWAYLAGVGNDPRHNRAFNALRQAREYDPDAQYISLWLPELRDVPQALRHTPFLLAGGHLRSLGYPQLERIPESWKPYLHNVA
- a CDS encoding MarC family protein; protein product: MEIFGIAALIFLVTDPFGNIAIFIAALKNVPAKRRLWVAARELLFALALLMLFLTFGDKVLSALGLSREATSIAGGIILFVIAMRLIFPGPQGVLGDVPDGEPMLVPLATPAVAGPSALAVLMTLRNTHEGALWELYAAVLLAWAATAFILLQASLLQRFLGPRGLTAVERLMGMLLIMLSVDMLLDNLQSVLHINP